The following coding sequences lie in one Schistocerca serialis cubense isolate TAMUIC-IGC-003099 chromosome 12, iqSchSeri2.2, whole genome shotgun sequence genomic window:
- the LOC126428072 gene encoding uncharacterized protein LOC126428072 encodes MPEPNKDEWEQIAKDYDEKWNYLHCIGALDSKHVQIRCPAGAGSLYYNYKGIYAIVLLALVAANYKFTLVDVGAYGKNSDGGTFERSEMGKRFESNKYAVPKDKELLPAMEIPYVIIADEAFPLKAYLMHPYSKAAITSDEEKVYNCRHSRARRTVENAFRILAGRWRIFLKPIETKPEIADLIVLASTCLHNMLRNTSTNISLFEGQIRMESEHIHGVANLEPIRRNFVREVAITRDKLKKYFVSDYGSASCPWQWHSIRKSRVAPRRVQYYLLNTRIRYNRPF; translated from the coding sequence ATGCCAGAACCAAACAAAGATGAATGGGAACAGATAGCCAAGGATTATGATGAGAAGTGGAATTATCTACACTGCATAGGAGCTTTGGACAGCAAGCACGTTCAAATCCGATGTCCAGCTGGTGCTGGTTCATTGTACTATAACTACAAAGGAATATATGCCATTGTTTTATTGGCTTTGGTAGCTGCAAATTACAAATTCACGCTTGTTGACGTTGGAGCTTATGGCAAAAATAGCGATGGAGGAACTTTTGAGCGATCTGAGATGGGGAAGAGATTTGAAAGCAACAAATACGCCGTTCCAAAAGACAAAGAGCTCCTACCAGCAATGGAGATTCCTTATGTAATTATTGCAGATGAAGCCTTCCCTCTTAAAGCCTATTTGATGCATCCATACAGCAAAGCAGCCATTACAAGTGACGAAGAGAAGGTATACAACTGCCGTCATTCAAGAGCTCGACGGACTGTAGAAAATGCGTTCAGAATTCTAGCTGGGCGCTGGAGAATATTTCTAAAGCCTATTGAAACTAAACCAGAAATTGCCGATCTAATAGTTTTAGCTTCCACCTGTCTACACAACATGCTTCGGAATACATCAACAAATATTTCCCTTTTCGAGGGACAAATCAGAATGGAAAGTGAACACATTCATGGTGTAGCCAACCTTGAGCCCATTCGTAGAAATTTCGTGAGAGAAGTGGCCATCACCAGAGATAAGCTCAAAAAGTACTTCGTTTCTGATTATGGTTCAGCAAGTTGTCCTTGGCAATGGCACTCCATTAGAAAGAGTAGAGTTGCTCCACGACGTGTCCAGTATTATTTACTTAATACGCGCATTCGTTATAACCGACCATTTTAA